A part of Onthophagus taurus isolate NC chromosome 7, IU_Otau_3.0, whole genome shotgun sequence genomic DNA contains:
- the LOC111417573 gene encoding uncharacterized protein yields MDKSRVCVNQAKQLAKQRACVKKTNILVYDKSKPNCNIDVKPGGYIIPPIANVPAKKIRVCTGADLRKMCAPKLCECPKVHKVGLMTRLFRLIGFGIKLVIAGGLIYWTYDMGLWGDSYQSEEIYLGLCETITPLICSCPPKPRNISDVCEKEIELMCKPPPRETDGVCRKAPNTEVAAHNVKSTWNKLVVCTFDIITDFPSYVKAAYHKIKSLGDECEDTKPK; encoded by the exons ATGGATAAATCCAGAGTTTGTGTAAATCAAGCCAAGCAATTGGCAAAGCAGCGCGCTTGTGTGAAAAAGACCAACATTCTCGTTTACGATAAAAGTAAACCAAATTGCAATATCGATGTCAAACCTGGTGGATACATAATTCCAC CTATAGCAAATGTGCCGGCAAAGAAAATTCGGGTGTGCACTGGAGctgatttaagaaaaatgtgtgCACCCAAACTTTGCGAATGCCCAAAAGTCCATAAAGTAGGGTTAATGACTAGATTATTCCGTTTGATTGGTTTTGGTATAAAACTTGTTATCGCTGGAGGATTGATTTATTGGACATACGACATGGGTCTGTGGGGCGATTCCTACCAATCCGAAGAGATTTACTTGGGATTATGCGAAACTATAACCCCCCTTATATGTTCTTGTCCACCCAAACCTAGAAATATTTCCGACGTTTGCGAAAAAGAAATCGAATTGATGTgcaaa cctcCGCCTAGAGAAACGGATGGTGTTTGTAGAAAAGCCCCGAATACGGAAGTAGCTGCCCATAACGTCAAATCCACGTGGAATAAATTAGTTGTGTGTACATTCGATATTATAACAGATTTTCCTTCGTACGTAAAAGCCGCTTATCACAAAATTAAGTCGCTCGGAGACGAATGTGAAGAtacaaaaccaaaataa